Proteins from one Desulfonema limicola genomic window:
- a CDS encoding CARDB domain-containing protein, whose product MKGWEATTFNNLIMSPLTNPHTVTIQIPMAVNGTFISGSSATNRVSFVKVASSDVTNAVTSYYCASNGGISNIDCVPGGPDAPSDFSAAAVSQTQIDLSWTCTAADETGFKIFRDGVLIDNIEGPVSGETWDNTTAAPDAVSYSDTGLTADTTYNYEIKTTVLGTDSTGVTASATTQSAASSLTVEMTYLFNVNNTEPGKYVPLVAYIKNIGTEALSATALVEFYVDGPDGFTADPAGTASAAGLKAGYSMNAYLNWKIPETAPGGVYTYTAQAVDGADALSEFSSGMNFNVASIAAYTAEVLRIMPASATDPAPATLKVLVRNKDTAALTGTVKFYVDSTEVGTAAITNLAAGRYFWYTYSWDTTGQGGSHTYNAQVFNSSDAAISKVSSSTGITVY is encoded by the coding sequence TTGAAGGGGTGGGAGGCCACCACATTCAACAACCTGATCATGTCACCGCTGACCAATCCTCACACGGTTACAATCCAAATACCAATGGCCGTGAACGGCACATTTATCAGCGGTTCGAGTGCGACCAATCGGGTCAGTTTTGTCAAAGTGGCGAGCAGTGATGTTACCAATGCGGTGACATCCTATTACTGCGCTTCCAACGGCGGGATAAGCAATATCGACTGCGTGCCCGGCGGCCCTGATGCCCCAAGCGACTTTTCCGCAGCCGCAGTTTCCCAAACCCAGATTGACCTGAGCTGGACATGCACAGCAGCCGATGAGACCGGGTTCAAGATTTTCCGGGACGGCGTATTGATTGATAACATCGAAGGCCCCGTGTCCGGTGAAACCTGGGATAACACGACCGCAGCGCCGGATGCAGTCTCTTACAGCGATACAGGACTGACCGCAGATACAACCTACAATTACGAGATCAAAACAACGGTTCTGGGAACAGATTCAACCGGCGTTACCGCCAGTGCGACAACACAGTCCGCCGCGTCGAGTCTTACCGTTGAAATGACCTATCTTTTTAATGTCAATAACACGGAACCGGGAAAATATGTCCCGCTGGTGGCATATATCAAAAATATCGGGACAGAGGCTCTTTCCGCAACTGCACTTGTTGAATTTTATGTGGACGGTCCCGACGGGTTTACAGCCGATCCTGCCGGAACAGCCAGTGCAGCAGGTCTGAAAGCCGGTTATTCCATGAACGCTTACCTGAACTGGAAAATCCCTGAAACCGCTCCCGGAGGTGTTTACACTTACACAGCCCAGGCAGTGGACGGAGCAGACGCTCTTTCAGAGTTTTCAAGCGGCATGAATTTCAATGTTGCATCTATTGCCGCATACACGGCAGAAGTTCTGCGCATCATGCCCGCTTCTGCAACTGACCCTGCCCCGGCAACCCTCAAGGTGCTGGTGAGAAACAAAGACACTGCTGCTTTGACCGGCACTGTCAAATTTTATGTGGACAGTACAGAAGTCGGAACCGCAGCAATAACAAACCTGGCAGCCGGAAGATACTTCTGGTACACATATTCATGGGACACCACAGGCCAGGGCGGATCACACACATATAATGCCCAGGTATTTAACAGCAGCGATGCGGCAATATCCAAGGTGAGCAGCAGCACAGGGATAACGGTTTATTAA
- a CDS encoding ABC transporter permease, whose translation MKDKTWKPWILLSPSLTAVFLLLVIPVCFVIVYSFWLRGPSGQDIPAFQFGNYAKFFEDSFYPSILLSTLRVAFETVILCLVMGYVPAYFFYKTESKLKPFLMILVMLPFWISFIIRTLSWINILGDSGLINHLLIKFGIINSPLAMLYNEGAVIMGLLQYLLPFMILNIYVSLDGIDKSLTEAAKSLGCTEWQAFREVTLPLSLPGVSAGCLLVFVLTCGTYLPPMILGGPGNEMIANLIFKRVIGTLDWPFGSAISTILLLLLMVIVYTYNRYMGINQIFKTLSSES comes from the coding sequence ATGAAAGATAAAACATGGAAACCCTGGATTTTATTATCCCCTTCTTTAACTGCAGTTTTCCTGCTCTTAGTTATTCCTGTCTGTTTTGTAATTGTTTACAGTTTCTGGCTCAGGGGACCCAGCGGTCAGGACATTCCAGCCTTTCAGTTTGGAAATTATGCCAAGTTTTTTGAAGATTCTTTTTATCCTTCCATTCTTTTAAGTACACTCAGGGTTGCCTTTGAAACAGTTATTTTATGCCTTGTCATGGGATATGTTCCTGCATACTTTTTTTATAAAACTGAATCAAAACTCAAGCCTTTTCTCATGATACTGGTCATGCTGCCTTTTTGGATAAGCTTTATTATCCGAACTTTAAGCTGGATAAATATCCTGGGGGATTCAGGTTTGATTAATCACCTGCTTATAAAGTTCGGGATTATCAACAGCCCTCTTGCAATGTTATATAATGAAGGGGCTGTTATAATGGGGCTTTTGCAGTATCTCCTGCCTTTCATGATTTTAAATATTTATGTAAGTCTTGACGGAATTGACAAAAGCCTTACTGAAGCAGCAAAAAGCCTGGGATGTACTGAATGGCAGGCATTCAGAGAGGTTACCCTGCCCTTGAGTCTTCCCGGGGTCAGTGCCGGATGCCTGCTTGTTTTTGTTTTAACCTGCGGCACATATCTTCCCCCCATGATTTTAGGAGGGCCTGGAAATGAAATGATCGCCAATCTCATATTTAAACGGGTTATTGGAACCCTTGACTGGCCCTTTGGTTCTGCAATCAGTACAATCCTGCTTTTGCTGCTCATGGTCATTGTTTATACCTATAACCGGTATATGGGGATTAACCAGATATTTAAAACCTTGAGCAGTGAATCATAA
- a CDS encoding ABC transporter permease has product MKRFFSGWSLIKLYTLVVYVWMFTPIVAVVLLAFNPQQFGSFPMEGFSFKWFVKLSHNSTILDAFKNSLVLGSLTAVFSTAIGVPAAMAFIRYDFRGKDFLNTLLIAPIMIPEVVLGVALLLFIRWLQQPKSFALLLIGHVVLTLPYVLLIVQARLVGIKKEYEEAALSLGANPFQTFMDITLPLLAPAILAGMLFAFTISFDDVTATLFWASAQNQTVPVKIFGMLRNSISPEINALGAVMIVLTVSTPLLAGYLTRRFAKRK; this is encoded by the coding sequence ATGAAGAGATTTTTTTCAGGATGGTCATTAATAAAACTATATACCTTAGTGGTTTATGTGTGGATGTTTACCCCTATTGTTGCAGTTGTACTCCTGGCATTCAATCCCCAGCAGTTCGGTTCGTTTCCAATGGAAGGTTTTAGTTTTAAGTGGTTTGTAAAGCTTTCTCATAATTCAACAATCCTGGATGCATTCAAAAACTCCCTGGTACTTGGCTCTTTAACAGCAGTATTTTCCACAGCCATAGGGGTTCCTGCTGCAATGGCATTTATCCGGTATGATTTCCGGGGCAAGGATTTTTTAAATACCCTGCTGATTGCGCCTATAATGATTCCCGAGGTTGTCCTGGGTGTGGCACTTTTGCTTTTTATCAGGTGGCTCCAGCAGCCTAAAAGTTTTGCCCTGCTTCTTATTGGTCATGTGGTACTTACCCTGCCCTATGTGCTTCTCATTGTTCAGGCAAGGCTTGTAGGAATTAAAAAGGAATATGAGGAAGCTGCATTGTCCCTGGGGGCAAATCCTTTTCAAACATTTATGGATATTACCCTGCCTCTGCTGGCTCCTGCCATCCTTGCTGGAATGCTGTTTGCTTTTACCATTTCCTTTGATGATGTAACAGCAACGCTTTTCTGGGCTAGTGCGCAAAATCAGACGGTTCCTGTGAAAATATTTGGTATGCTGAGAAATTCCATAAGTCCTGAAATAAATGCTCTTGGTGCGGTCATGATTGTTTTAACCGTATCAACACCTTTGCTTGCCGGATATTTGACCCGGCGGTTTGCCAAAAGAAAATAA
- a CDS encoding extracellular solute-binding protein, with amino-acid sequence MKKELNKRLDDVYENYKQGMISRRDFVKFLGISGAALGLAGGPFGLVHKALASKKSITCHSWGGSTSEALRKFAFDPFTKATGIEVIDAAFTGMDAFLTQVKASFPPGGEFNIAHLSAVYDYARYTDLGFGVVLDETKIPNLKNVMTKMTETLRAITKGTLSAVPYDLGQTGIAYNTEKISKEQAEKLGASLLFDKSLKGKLGSWGGDFRTNMWYAAIHTGQSPNDIKDIEAVWNVLKEQRELIKKYWASGSELMSLLGNGDIYATVAWSGRVAALQEQGHPIGYLAPDGTYSWMEYMYVIKGTDLDVAQKLLNFMLEPGAAIAVAKGQNYPPSLDPAKIPMPDEIKKLPAFDPTGKLEGYLFADPVYWNKNQLDWTEKWDRIMAGK; translated from the coding sequence ATGAAAAAAGAACTGAACAAAAGACTGGATGATGTTTATGAGAATTATAAACAGGGTATGATTTCAAGGCGTGATTTTGTTAAATTTCTTGGAATTTCCGGTGCTGCACTTGGACTGGCGGGAGGTCCTTTTGGGCTGGTACATAAAGCACTGGCTTCAAAAAAATCCATTACCTGCCATTCATGGGGAGGTTCAACCTCTGAAGCATTGAGAAAATTTGCATTTGATCCTTTTACAAAAGCAACAGGGATAGAGGTAATTGATGCTGCATTTACAGGCATGGACGCATTTTTAACCCAGGTTAAAGCATCTTTTCCGCCTGGGGGAGAATTTAATATTGCCCATTTAAGTGCAGTTTATGATTATGCAAGATATACTGATCTGGGATTTGGGGTTGTCCTGGATGAGACCAAAATTCCCAATCTTAAAAATGTAATGACCAAGATGACAGAAACCTTGAGAGCCATTACAAAAGGAACCCTTTCAGCAGTGCCTTATGATCTGGGGCAGACCGGTATTGCATATAACACTGAAAAAATCTCAAAGGAACAAGCTGAAAAACTGGGAGCTTCCCTTTTGTTTGACAAGAGTTTGAAAGGAAAACTGGGTTCATGGGGCGGGGATTTTAGAACCAATATGTGGTATGCGGCTATTCACACAGGCCAGAGTCCTAATGATATAAAAGATATTGAGGCTGTCTGGAATGTTCTTAAAGAACAGCGGGAACTGATTAAAAAATACTGGGCATCAGGTTCAGAATTGATGAGCCTCCTGGGCAATGGTGATATTTATGCAACTGTTGCATGGTCAGGCAGGGTGGCAGCTCTCCAGGAACAGGGTCATCCCATTGGTTATCTTGCCCCGGACGGGACCTATTCCTGGATGGAATATATGTATGTAATCAAGGGAACTGACCTTGATGTGGCACAAAAACTTTTAAACTTCATGCTTGAACCAGGTGCAGCCATTGCTGTTGCAAAAGGCCAGAACTATCCCCCAAGCCTTGATCCTGCAAAAATTCCCATGCCTGATGAAATAAAAAAACTTCCAGCATTTGATCCCACAGGAAAACTTGAAGGCTATCTTTTTGCTGATCCTGTTTACTGGAATAAAAACCAGCTTGACTGGACGGAAAAATGGGACAGGATTATGGCTGGTAAATAA
- a CDS encoding ABC transporter ATP-binding protein → MKQEKDPAFVKFEGIEKRFGKVTAVKEMDLDIPEGTLVTLLGPSGCGKTTLLRMLAGLESPSKGNIYIKGKRINDTPIHKRNLGMIFQNYALFPHKSIFDNVAFGLKYRNVSKSAIKEKVEKALETVRLPGVGNRMPSQLSGGQQQRIALARAIVIEPDVLLMDEPLSALDENLREDMRREIDNLQQELGVTTIFVTHDQREALSMSDKVVVMKDGFIQQQGTPEDVYNNPFNHFVADFLGHSNFMNSVVKEKAGDFLKITLEDNTECLAVPAGEFNIGDKAELVIRAQKFELGYKDEYVPEQGTNVFFGKIIDRSYMGGEVSYFIELENKFVMHVINFVKRSPYRRKDEVFMRVKPQNCRLLKNLQ, encoded by the coding sequence TTGAAACAGGAAAAAGACCCTGCATTTGTAAAATTTGAGGGAATTGAAAAAAGGTTTGGAAAGGTTACTGCAGTTAAAGAAATGGATCTTGACATCCCTGAAGGCACCCTGGTTACACTTTTGGGACCTTCAGGATGCGGGAAAACCACACTTTTAAGAATGCTTGCAGGCCTGGAGTCGCCCAGTAAGGGAAATATCTATATTAAAGGCAAACGAATAAACGACACCCCCATTCACAAAAGAAACCTGGGAATGATATTTCAAAACTATGCACTTTTTCCCCATAAAAGTATTTTTGATAATGTGGCATTCGGGCTTAAATATAGAAATGTTTCAAAATCTGCAATAAAGGAAAAGGTTGAAAAAGCATTGGAAACAGTCCGCCTTCCTGGAGTTGGAAACAGGATGCCGTCACAATTGTCAGGGGGGCAGCAGCAGAGAATTGCACTTGCAAGAGCCATTGTTATTGAGCCTGATGTGCTGCTCATGGATGAGCCTTTATCTGCCCTTGATGAGAATTTAAGGGAAGATATGAGAAGGGAGATTGATAATCTGCAGCAGGAACTGGGTGTTACCACGATTTTTGTAACCCATGACCAGAGAGAAGCCCTGTCCATGTCTGACAAGGTTGTGGTAATGAAAGACGGATTTATCCAGCAGCAGGGAACCCCTGAGGATGTTTATAATAATCCTTTCAACCATTTTGTTGCAGACTTTCTTGGTCATTCAAATTTCATGAATTCAGTTGTAAAGGAAAAAGCAGGCGATTTCCTGAAAATTACCCTGGAAGACAATACTGAATGCCTTGCTGTGCCCGCAGGAGAATTTAATATTGGAGACAAAGCAGAGCTTGTTATCAGGGCACAAAAATTTGAACTTGGTTATAAAGACGAATATGTGCCTGAACAGGGAACAAATGTTTTTTTTGGTAAAATAATTGACAGAAGCTATATGGGAGGCGAGGTCAGTTATTTTATAGAACTTGAAAACAAGTTTGTGATGCATGTAATAAATTTTGTAAAACGCTCTCCATACAGGCGTAAAGATGAGGTGTTTATGAGGGTTAAGCCTCAAAACTGCCGTTTACTTAAAAATTTGCAGTAA
- a CDS encoding radical SAM protein → MKTKDRSINIVFKHSGSKTNVSLAALTGAVIEFFDIYGTITLAGKEFCSITGEGPGAERFSNLLEKTGYSNDPEGFFSEIISGIVNGEMKKISINQVEIPHLMLVAIIEQIIPGHGYISIKDTHQLTKVTHIAVPENEREQLQKVIEKYPVRLSRHTIRQMLVSKDVAYQYLPFADELDSGGHTNTWIGQFHDGLLEQMYQNRVIFLLNMSCPVYCRFCFRKHKDSRNEANPSVEDVKKAILHVKNSPSIKEIVITGGDPFMNRANMAAAIDGLMQVEHVQTLRLATRSIAYYPDLFLENESAYLKYIKQKNLELQQAGKRMEVATHFIHPDEISPECLEIISDLVKNGIPVYVQTPFLKDCNDKGPELVRLFSLLRGAGAELHYIYIPCSPIHGNSIYWTTLAEGIGIAKYLRANLSDRIIPRICTATPIGKMDWFTSGWAVEKVEDNENFVWIRTPYTPGYFKVFAPLAAQLSNIRINNEGTIDIQYMARIGDESFLYGPRPERDIIEKKSIPGEDIEKLKSILSTERQAGSSIINTGLENLLRVHKTRVEINVQASDKELDYIRKDHRITDIVVSMPKNDPKDIIDSLFYVKHLIKKLQDIPHVNAVRLWSMKFNTNPEAYTRAVINTLGDLNNLRVVNPLRLEIETWFTSADEIRDDHAKLVRRLNNKGIIVYCNTALLGGVNDSDEKIHSLAYAARKAGIEFHHLYIAGLPVQQKWNIDHPVNSYDIVDIATKVRREGSGREIPRYIISTPLGEADYGLTSSFVFDSEDVKIKLNCYDLSYFKSMDENFVLPQGVSQDNDNTLVVPVQGLIKTNSFPIS, encoded by the coding sequence ATGAAGACTAAAGATCGTTCAATAAACATAGTGTTTAAACATTCAGGCAGTAAAACAAATGTCAGTCTTGCAGCCCTGACAGGAGCTGTGATTGAATTTTTTGACATCTATGGGACGATAACCCTTGCAGGAAAAGAATTCTGCAGCATCACAGGAGAAGGCCCCGGGGCTGAGAGATTTTCAAATCTTTTGGAAAAAACAGGATATTCCAATGATCCTGAAGGTTTTTTTTCTGAAATTATTTCAGGAATTGTTAACGGGGAAATGAAAAAGATAAGCATAAATCAGGTTGAGATTCCTCATCTTATGCTTGTGGCAATTATTGAGCAGATAATACCAGGACATGGATATATTTCCATTAAAGATACACATCAGCTTACAAAGGTTACTCATATTGCGGTTCCTGAAAATGAGCGGGAGCAGCTTCAAAAGGTTATAGAAAAATATCCTGTCCGCCTCTCACGCCATACCATCCGGCAGATGCTGGTATCAAAGGATGTTGCCTATCAATACCTGCCTTTTGCTGATGAACTGGATTCAGGAGGCCATACCAACACCTGGATCGGCCAGTTTCATGACGGCCTGCTGGAACAGATGTACCAGAACCGGGTTATTTTTCTTTTAAACATGAGCTGCCCTGTTTACTGCAGGTTTTGTTTTAGAAAACATAAAGACTCCAGGAATGAAGCAAATCCCAGTGTAGAAGATGTAAAAAAAGCAATCCTGCATGTAAAAAACTCACCATCAATTAAAGAAATTGTTATTACAGGCGGGGACCCTTTTATGAACAGGGCAAATATGGCAGCAGCCATAGACGGACTGATGCAGGTGGAACATGTCCAGACCCTCCGTCTTGCCACCCGCTCCATTGCCTATTATCCAGACCTTTTTCTTGAAAATGAATCTGCATACCTGAAATATATCAAGCAGAAAAACCTTGAACTCCAGCAGGCCGGCAAACGCATGGAAGTGGCTACCCATTTTATTCACCCTGATGAAATTTCGCCTGAATGCCTTGAGATCATATCTGATCTTGTTAAAAACGGGATTCCTGTATATGTGCAGACTCCTTTTTTAAAAGACTGCAATGACAAAGGCCCTGAACTGGTAAGGCTTTTCAGCCTGCTCAGGGGTGCTGGAGCGGAACTTCATTATATTTATATTCCATGCAGCCCTATCCATGGAAACAGTATTTACTGGACAACACTGGCTGAAGGAATAGGTATTGCAAAATATCTCAGGGCCAACCTGTCCGACAGGATCATACCAAGAATCTGTACTGCAACACCCATAGGAAAAATGGACTGGTTTACCAGCGGATGGGCAGTTGAAAAGGTTGAGGATAATGAAAATTTTGTCTGGATCAGGACTCCTTATACACCTGGATATTTCAAAGTCTTTGCCCCTCTTGCTGCACAGCTTTCCAATATAAGGATTAATAATGAGGGAACCATTGATATTCAATATATGGCCCGCATTGGGGATGAATCTTTTCTTTATGGGCCAAGACCTGAAAGAGATATAATAGAAAAAAAATCCATACCAGGAGAGGATATTGAAAAACTTAAATCCATATTAAGCACTGAAAGACAGGCCGGCAGCTCTATTATAAACACAGGTCTTGAAAATCTCCTGCGTGTTCATAAAACAAGGGTTGAGATTAATGTCCAGGCTTCTGACAAAGAACTTGATTATATTAGAAAAGATCACAGGATTACAGACATAGTTGTTTCTATGCCCAAAAATGATCCAAAAGATATTATAGATTCCCTTTTTTATGTTAAACACCTCATAAAAAAGCTCCAGGATATTCCCCATGTTAATGCAGTCAGGCTTTGGAGCATGAAATTTAACACAAACCCAGAAGCTTATACCAGGGCTGTAATCAATACACTGGGAGATTTAAATAATCTCAGGGTGGTAAATCCTTTAAGACTGGAAATTGAAACCTGGTTTACCAGTGCAGATGAAATAAGGGATGACCACGCAAAACTTGTCAGAAGGCTTAATAATAAGGGGATAATTGTATATTGCAATACTGCCCTTTTAGGAGGTGTAAATGATTCTGATGAAAAAATACATTCCCTTGCCTATGCTGCAAGAAAAGCAGGAATAGAATTTCATCATCTTTATATTGCAGGCCTGCCGGTTCAGCAGAAATGGAATATTGACCATCCGGTAAATTCCTATGATATTGTTGATATTGCAACAAAGGTCAGGAGAGAAGGTTCAGGAAGGGAAATCCCAAGATATATTATTTCAACACCCCTTGGTGAAGCAGATTACGGGCTGACATCTTCTTTTGTTTTTGACAGTGAAGATGTAAAAATAAAACTCAATTGTTATGATTTATCCTATTTTAAATCAATGGATGAGAATTTTGTACTTCCCCAGGGCGTAAGCCAGGATAATGACAATACCCTCGTGGTTCCCGTTCAGGGGCTGATAAAAACAAACAGTTTTCCAATTTCATAA
- a CDS encoding peptidoglycan DD-metalloendopeptidase family protein, producing the protein MKYPYIAYCKKVKIQPVFKNLTGDPLIIDMSVNTAIFDNIDVRDQKGFQNLLDHMMKNKHTWGLASYLENREVLLSQCPQMVEEQRFYHLGIDIIVPLDTPLHAPLDAVVKESGYEQGEGNYGGHVLLMHQSPYFETFYSFYGHLNREKLPKTGTNLKAGEAFAYIGDFHENGNWFFHTHLQVITQKGLDLGYVSKGYCSALDLAQMNDLCPCPLSLFITCSR; encoded by the coding sequence ATGAAATATCCTTATATTGCATACTGCAAAAAAGTTAAAATTCAACCTGTATTTAAAAATCTTACAGGAGACCCTCTTATAATAGACATGTCAGTAAATACAGCTATTTTTGACAATATTGATGTAAGAGATCAAAAAGGATTTCAAAACCTCCTGGATCATATGATGAAAAACAAACACACATGGGGACTTGCATCATATCTTGAAAACAGGGAAGTCCTCTTGTCCCAGTGTCCCCAGATGGTTGAAGAACAGAGGTTTTACCATCTTGGCATAGATATTATTGTTCCCCTGGATACACCTTTACATGCTCCCCTGGATGCTGTTGTAAAGGAAAGCGGGTATGAACAGGGGGAAGGAAATTACGGGGGGCATGTGCTTTTAATGCACCAAAGCCCTTATTTTGAAACCTTTTACAGTTTTTACGGCCATTTAAACAGGGAAAAGCTCCCAAAAACAGGAACAAATTTAAAGGCAGGAGAAGCTTTTGCATATATAGGCGATTTCCATGAAAACGGAAACTGGTTTTTTCATACCCATCTCCAGGTTATAACACAAAAAGGACTTGATCTTGGCTATGTTTCCAAAGGATACTGTTCAGCCCTGGACCTTGCACAAATGAATGATCTTTGTCCCTGTCCCCTTAGTTTATTTATTACATGCTCCAGGTAA
- a CDS encoding regulatory protein RecX yields MESDKDYKNAINTAVRMLSRRRHTSYELEQKLALKGFNKDCIRFAISECKRLDYINDHQTACHYYQELKSKGYGCVKIRLDMKKKGISQEQIDNIFLKYYNESEELETARKVLKKKEPGLNREKDSRKKKEKIYRFLSYRGFTGIIISKLIHDFDKNY; encoded by the coding sequence ATGGAATCAGACAAGGATTATAAAAATGCAATAAATACGGCAGTAAGGATGCTTTCCCGCAGACGGCATACATCATATGAACTTGAGCAAAAACTTGCTTTAAAAGGATTTAACAAAGACTGTATCAGATTTGCCATATCTGAATGCAAACGCCTTGATTATATTAACGATCATCAGACTGCCTGTCATTATTACCAGGAACTTAAATCAAAAGGATATGGGTGTGTAAAAATTCGCTTGGATATGAAAAAAAAGGGGATATCCCAGGAGCAGATTGATAATATTTTTCTTAAATATTATAATGAGTCTGAAGAGCTTGAAACTGCCCGTAAAGTATTGAAAAAAAAGGAACCCGGGTTAAACAGGGAAAAAGACTCCAGGAAAAAAAAGGAAAAGATTTACAGATTCCTTTCTTACAGGGGCTTTACAGGCATTATTATATCAAAGCTGATTCACGATTTTGATAAAAATTATTGA
- the asnS gene encoding asparagine--tRNA ligase, which translates to MQRTKIINLLNSKQEIDIVLVKGWVRTRRDSKTFSFIELNDGSCLGNMQIIADQALDNYEEIKKITTGSAISVKGRLAKSKGGGQKWEIPAENIEIISMSPESYPLQKKRHTDEFLRTIAHLRPRTNKYGAAFRIRSELSYAIHSFFKNKGFKYIHTPIITGSDCEGAGEMFRVTNLELDNLPKKDGHVDYSADFFGTESKLTVSGQLSAEMFALALGDVYTFGPTFRAENSNTSRHAAEFWMVEPEMAFCDLAGNMELGEELIKYLVAYVLENCKEDMNLFARFVDKNLMPALENILTRDFARLPYEEAVNILKNAKNKFEHEIEFGKDLQSEHERYITETYFKKPVIIFDYPKTIKPFYMRVNNDNKTVAAMDVLVPGIGEIIGGSQREERLDVLETRMDEHGLSKEDYWWYIDSRRYGSVPHSGFGMGFERVIMLMTGIRNIRDVIPFSRTPGSIDF; encoded by the coding sequence ATGCAGCGTACTAAAATTATAAATCTTTTAAATTCAAAACAGGAAATTGATATTGTCCTGGTCAAAGGGTGGGTCAGAACCCGCCGTGATTCAAAAACCTTTTCCTTTATTGAACTTAATGACGGCTCATGCCTGGGTAATATGCAGATCATAGCAGATCAGGCACTTGATAATTATGAGGAAATAAAAAAAATAACAACCGGTTCTGCAATATCTGTAAAAGGCAGGCTTGCCAAATCTAAAGGAGGAGGCCAGAAATGGGAGATTCCTGCTGAAAACATTGAAATTATCAGCATGTCCCCTGAATCCTATCCGCTGCAAAAAAAACGCCATACAGATGAATTTTTAAGAACTATTGCCCATTTGAGACCCAGAACTAATAAATACGGGGCAGCATTTCGTATCCGTTCAGAATTATCCTATGCAATCCATAGTTTTTTTAAAAATAAGGGATTTAAATATATTCACACGCCTATTATTACCGGCTCCGATTGTGAAGGAGCTGGAGAAATGTTCAGGGTAACAAACCTGGAGCTTGATAATCTGCCTAAAAAGGACGGGCATGTTGATTATTCTGCTGATTTTTTTGGCACCGAGTCAAAACTTACTGTTTCAGGCCAGTTATCAGCTGAGATGTTTGCACTGGCTCTGGGAGATGTTTACACCTTCGGCCCCACATTCAGGGCTGAAAATTCAAATACCAGCCGTCATGCTGCTGAATTCTGGATGGTGGAACCTGAAATGGCATTTTGCGATCTTGCAGGAAATATGGAACTTGGTGAAGAACTGATAAAATATCTTGTTGCCTATGTTCTGGAAAACTGCAAAGAGGATATGAATCTATTTGCCAGATTTGTTGATAAAAACCTTATGCCGGCTTTGGAAAATATTTTAACCCGGGATTTTGCAAGACTTCCTTATGAAGAAGCTGTTAATATTTTAAAAAATGCAAAAAATAAGTTTGAACATGAAATAGAGTTTGGAAAAGATCTTCAGTCAGAACATGAAAGATATATTACTGAAACCTATTTTAAAAAGCCTGTTATCATCTTTGATTATCCCAAAACAATAAAACCTTTTTACATGAGGGTAAATAATGATAATAAAACTGTTGCAGCCATGGATGTTCTTGTTCCCGGCATAGGAGAGATTATTGGCGGAAGCCAGAGAGAAGAAAGGCTTGATGTGCTTGAAACCAGGATGGATGAGCATGGTTTGAGCAAAGAAGATTACTGGTGGTATATTGATTCAAGAAGATATGGAAGTGTTCCACACAGCGGTTTTGGTATGGGATTTGAGAGGGTTATTATGCTTATGACCGGCATTCGTAACATAAGGGATGTAATCCCTTTTTCAAGAACCCCTGGAAGTATTGATTTTTAA